A genomic window from Martelella lutilitoris includes:
- a CDS encoding glycerol dehydrogenase: MTLRKFGSPHLYVQGAGALDELPAVVEQSGRIPLLVADGVVLGLFRERIAALLGSDVSFAEFSGECTAEEIDKVATEVRSKGADVVIGMGGGKAIDVAKGAASLCGLPVVIVPSIASNDSPTSRLSVLYTAEHVIDSVRMMPRNPEAVIVDTQIIASAPVRFFVAGLGDALSKRFEVEEAVRAGASNFFGGRQTLLVQRLAETCFEILITHGPGAAKAVEENRVTPELEDVVEAVVLMSGLAFENGGLSIAHSLTRGLSAVPALADRLHGEQVAFGLLVQLVLQGGQEELLARLAALYAGIGLPTSLAALGAGREDAAIIAQTACDSAPYIGNFRSAVTPVTLEQAILRLAT, from the coding sequence ATGACACTGCGCAAATTCGGGTCTCCGCATCTTTATGTACAGGGGGCAGGCGCCCTTGACGAACTCCCGGCCGTTGTCGAACAAAGCGGCAGGATCCCGCTTCTCGTCGCCGATGGCGTCGTCCTTGGATTGTTCCGGGAACGGATTGCGGCATTGCTCGGTTCCGACGTCAGCTTCGCGGAATTTTCGGGCGAGTGCACCGCGGAGGAGATCGACAAGGTCGCAACGGAAGTCAGGTCGAAAGGCGCCGACGTCGTCATCGGGATGGGCGGCGGCAAAGCGATCGATGTTGCCAAGGGAGCCGCCTCGCTATGCGGCCTTCCGGTGGTCATCGTGCCGTCGATCGCATCCAACGACAGTCCGACATCGCGTCTTTCCGTGCTCTACACTGCGGAGCACGTGATCGACTCGGTGCGCATGATGCCGCGGAATCCGGAAGCCGTTATCGTCGACACGCAAATCATCGCCAGCGCTCCGGTCCGGTTTTTCGTCGCGGGCCTCGGCGATGCGCTTTCAAAGAGGTTCGAGGTGGAAGAGGCGGTCCGGGCGGGGGCGAGCAATTTTTTCGGGGGCCGGCAGACCCTGCTGGTCCAGCGACTCGCGGAGACGTGTTTCGAGATCCTGATCACCCACGGGCCCGGCGCGGCCAAGGCCGTGGAGGAAAACAGGGTGACCCCGGAACTCGAGGATGTTGTGGAAGCCGTCGTGCTGATGAGCGGGCTTGCCTTCGAGAATGGCGGGCTTTCGATCGCCCATTCGCTGACAAGGGGGCTTTCCGCCGTTCCCGCGCTGGCGGACAGGCTTCACGGCGAACAGGTGGCCTTCGGCCTTCTCGTTCAGCTTGTGCTGCAGGGCGGGCAGGAGGAGCTGCTCGCCAGGCTGGCGGCGCTTTATGCCGGCATCGGGCTGCCGACCTCTCTTGCCGCCCTCGGCGCCGGAAGAGAAGATGCCGCGATCATCGCGCAGACCGCCTGCGACAGCGCTCCCTATATCGGCAATTTCCGCTCTGCGGTCACGCCGGTCACGCTGGAACAGGCAATTCTGCGCCTCGCCACGTGA